From Triticum aestivum cultivar Chinese Spring chromosome 4A, IWGSC CS RefSeq v2.1, whole genome shotgun sequence, a single genomic window includes:
- the LOC123086237 gene encoding importin beta-like SAD2 homolog gives MEVDAAYPAAATGDELRRLLTATLSADKASVDAATAGLDRISAAGDPSFPIALLAVAAGDGDQGTRIAAATYLKNFVRRNREGGLSSSDLYREFRDQLAQALLRVEPAILRVLIEVFGQVVEKDFVKENSWPQLVPQLKLVIQSSDAISPGQHPEWKTINALTVLQAILRPFQYFLNPKVVKEPVPEQLEQIAAEILVPLQVTFHHFADKVLLPQDGNKLAYEQLLLITCKCMYFTVRSYMPSGVKQILPSLCKDMFRVLDSLDFNSPPEDSATARLKIAKRCLIIFCTLVTRHRKHADNQMLHIVNCVIRISKQSIHLSKLNSLSDRIFSLTFDVISRVLETGPGWRLVSPHFSSLMDSAIFPALALNEKDIADWEEDTDEYMRKNLPSELDDISGWAEDLFTARKSAINLLGVLALSKGPPVVSAASKRKKGDKSKGKGGSCIGELLVIPFLSKFPVPSHGEDASSKAVQNYFGVLMAYGGLQDFLSERKDLAVTLIRNRILPLYYLDPCSPYLISTANWIIGQLALCLPEAMCTDIYNSLMKALSMEDAEDVTCYPVRASASGAIAELIENGYAPPDWVALLQVVVKRISAEDENESALLFQLLGTIVDAGQEKVVAHIPGTVSNVANTIINLLPPVPDPWPQVVEQGFAALVAMVQAWDSSAPDENKEHEKSAWQLGQTAITQTFSTVLQKAWLLPVEQMEPTLDSALPPPSCVNDASVLLEFILRSITSMEEITHMKVFELVVIWADIIAYWDSWEEEEDQGVFNAIKEAVSFHQRFDSSGFFLKMLPSQSANGSQSSVISRVSSFVTRAIAAYPSATWRACSCIHTLLHAPDFSLGAEDTRMTLAVTFGEATFSYFKGVSDSPAGIWKPLLLAISSCYICYPDAIQQVLCKDDGNGYTAWASALAQVSSSSFTPGLSSESEIKLAILTLATVIERLLALSMGGTKVLQDCYTSLMESCIHLKDVQEDGDDGDGGGAEDLDDDDDEEDTDDDDEDSEDDDVREETEEEFLARYAAAAGESIEVVEEGDIDEETQDIELGSLDEMDIQQVVLSLIQKHTALLQAQVLPDDLIERIAETFPEYEQLLHAHQLRC, from the exons ATGGAGGTCGACGCCGCCTACCCCGCCGCCGCCACTGGTGATGAGCTCCGGCGGCTCCTCACCGCCACCCTCAGCGCCGACAAAGCGTCCGTggacgccgccaccgccggcctcgaCCGGATCTCCGCGGCCGGCGACCCCAGCTTCCCCATcgccctcctcgccgtcgccgcag GGGATGGTGATCAAGGGACAAGAATAGCTGCTGCGACTTACTTGAAGAATTTCGTCCGGCGCAACAGGGAAGGGGGGCTCTCGTCGTCCGATCTCTACAGGGAGTTTCGCGACCAGCTCGCGCAGGCTCTGCTTCGAGTGGAACCTGCAATTCTTCGAGTGCTGATTGAAGTT TTTGGCCAAGTCGTGGAGAAAGATTTTGTCAAGGAGAATTCGTGGCCTCAACTTGTGCCTCAGTTGAAGCTGGTGATCCAGAGCAGCGATGCAATTAGTCCAGGCCAGCATCCTGAGTGGAAAACCATTAATGCTCTCACGGTACTCCAGGCCATCCTTCGCCCCTTTCAG TATTTCTTGAACCCGAAAGTTGTAAAGGAGCCTGTTCCAGAGCAGTTGGAGCAAATCGCAGCTGAGATTCTTGTACCACTGCAAGTGACATTCCACCACTTTGCTGACAAG GTTCTACTACCGCAGGATGGGAATAAGCTGGCATATGAGCAGCTCCTACTTATCACATGCAAGTGCATGTATTTCACT GTGAGGTCATACATGCCATCTGGGGTGAAGCAGATCCTGCCTTCCCTTTGCAAAGACATGTTCCGTGTACTGGATTCATTGGATTTCAACAGTCCTCCTGAAGATTCAGCTACAGCAAGGCTCAAGATTGCAAAAAGATGTCTTATTATATTTTGCACACTTGTTACTCGTCACAGGAAACATGCTGATAA CCAGATGCTACATATTGTCAACTGCGTAATCAGAATATCAAAACAAAGCATTCATTTAAGT AAACTCAATTCTCTCTCGGACCGGATTTTTTCATTAACATTTGACGTGATTTCCCGTGTATTGGAGACAGGCCCT GGATGGCGTCTTGTTTCACCCCATTTTTCTTCACTTATGGATTCAGCAATTTTTCCAGCATTAGCATTAAATGAAAAG GATATAGCTGACTGGGAGGAGGATACCGACGAGTATATGCGGAAGAATCTTCCCTCTGAACTT GATGACATTTCAGGGTGGGCTGAGGATTTATTTACTGCTAGGAAAAGTGCCATCAATTTACTTGGTGTTCTAGCCCTCTCAAAG GGCCCACCCGTTGTATCTGCAGCTTCCAAACGCAAGAAGGGTGACAAAAGCAAAGGAAAAGGAGGAAGCTGCATTGGGGAGCTATTGGTCATCCCATTCCTGTCAAAATTTCCTGTACCTTCTCATGGAGAAGATGCGTCATCAAAGGCAGTGCAGAA TTATTTTGGTGTCCTAATGGCATATGGAGGCCTCCAAGAT TTTCTGAGTGAGAGGAAAGATTTGGCGGTTACTTTGATCAGGAATCGGATTCTTCCATTGTATTATTTAGATCCGTGTAGTCCATATTTGATATCTACTGCAAACTGGATTATAGGGCAGCTTGCCCTGTGCCTACCAGAG GCTATGTGCACGGATATTTATAATTCTTTAATGAAGGCATTAAGCATGGAAGATGCCGAGGATGTAACTTGTTATCCGGTTCGTGCTTCTGCTTCTGGTGCTATTGCAGAACTCATTGAG AATGGTTATGCTCCGCCTGACTGGGTTGCCCTTTTGCAAGTTGTTGTGAAAAGGATAAGCGCTGAAGATGAAAACGAGTCTGCTCTTTTGTTTCAGCTTCTGGGAACAATAGTCGATGCTGGCCAAGAGAAAGTTGTGGCTCACATTCCTGGCACTGTCTCTAACGTTGCCAATACTATTATAAATCTACTGCCCCCTGTACCAGATCCATGGCCTCAG GTTGTCGAACAGGGTTTTGCTGCACTGGTAGCTATGGTTCAAGCTTGGGATAGCTCTGCACCAGATGAAAACAAGGAACATGAGAAGAGTGCGTGGCAATTAGGCCAGACTGCTATCACTCAAACTTTTTCAACAGTATTACAAAAAGCTTGGCTGTTGCCAGTTGAACAGATG GAGCCGACTTTAGATTCTGCACTGCCACCACCTTCATGTGTAAATGATGCATCCGTGTTGCTTGAATTCATCCTGAGGTCTATTACTTCTATGGAAGAAATCACACACATGAAGGTCTTTGAGCTAGTAGTTATATGGGCAGACATCATTGCATACTGGGACtcttgggaggaggaggaggatcaagGAGTTTTCAACGCAATCAAAGAAGCTGTCAGTTTCCATCAAAGATTTGACTCCTCTGGTTTCTTTCTGAAGATGCTTCCTTCCCAATCTGCAAATGGATCACAAAGTTCAGTCATTAGTCGGGTTTCTAGTTTTGTGACCAGGGCCATTGCAGCCTACCCCTCTGCAACATGGAGGGCATGCTCATGCATCCATACACTATTGCATGCTCCAGATTTTTCCTTGGGAGCAGAAGATACTAGAATGACTCTTGCTGTAACCTTTGGGGAAGCAACATTTTCCTATTTCAAGGGTGTATCTGACAGCCCTGCTGGGATATGGAAGCCACTACTCTTGGCCATTTCTTCATGCTACATTTGCTATCCAGATGCTATTCAGCAAGTTTTATGCAAGGATGATGGCAATGGTTATACAGCATGGGCATCTGCACTGGCACAAGTCTCAAGTAGCTCGTTTACTCCTGGGCTCTCGTCTGAATCTGAGATCAAACTGGCCA TATTAACATTAGCAACTGTGATTGAGCGACTGCTGGCCCTTTCCATGGGTGGCACCAAGGTGTTGCAAGACTGCTATACATCATTGATGGAGTCCTGCATTCATCTCAAGGACGTTCAAGAGGACGGGGACGATGGTGATGGTGGTGGAGCAGAAGATcttgatgacgacgatgatgaggaagaCACCGATGACGATGATGAG GATTCGGAGGATGATGATGTGCGAGAAGAGACGGAAGAGGAATTCCTTGCAAGatatgctgctgctgctggcgAGTCAATCGAGGTTGTTGAGGAAGGAGACATAGATGAAGAAACCCAAGACATTGAACTGG GTTCCCTGGACGAAATGGACATACAACAAGTGGTTCTTTCACTGATTCAGAAACATACTGCTCTCCTCCAAGCGCAGGTTTTGCCAGATGACCTAATTGAGAGAATTGCAGAAACATTTCCTGAATATGAGCAGCTGTTGCATGCTCACCAACTTAGGTGTTAG